A section of the Amycolatopsis sp. AA4 genome encodes:
- a CDS encoding Ppx/GppA phosphatase family protein, producing MRTIDGPAAAVLDVGSFSARLVVLEPGGSPIDPALTHQTRLRLDRELDDDGRLSKCGIAAIAKAVANGMEFAREHGVKDVFPLATSSIRDAVNSKEAVREVARETGVELRFLSGRREAELTYVGARRWYGASGGPLLALDIGGGTVELSAGAGEQATFARSLPLGARSVTRDWLPAEPPVRSKQVRALRDHVLEEVSAALGDVKDELAEHRVVGCSKVLRQLARLAGDRPGRARELHLDDVRAWIPRLSAMPFARRAQLPGISRQRAQQALGGAVVAEALLTVAGGKMTICPWSTRDGLLLTLLDQLTDATGKQRSRPAA from the coding sequence GTGCGCACAATCGATGGACCCGCTGCTGCGGTGCTGGACGTCGGATCGTTCAGCGCCCGGCTCGTCGTGCTCGAACCCGGCGGATCCCCGATCGACCCGGCGCTGACGCACCAGACCCGGCTGCGGCTCGACCGCGAACTCGACGACGACGGACGGCTCAGCAAGTGCGGCATCGCGGCCATCGCGAAGGCCGTCGCGAACGGGATGGAATTCGCCCGCGAACACGGTGTCAAGGACGTGTTTCCGCTGGCCACGTCGTCCATTCGGGACGCGGTGAACTCGAAGGAAGCGGTGCGCGAGGTCGCCCGGGAAACCGGGGTGGAGCTGCGCTTCCTGTCCGGTCGCCGGGAGGCGGAGCTGACCTACGTCGGCGCGCGCCGCTGGTACGGCGCGTCCGGCGGGCCGCTGCTGGCGCTCGACATCGGCGGCGGCACGGTCGAACTGTCCGCCGGAGCGGGCGAACAGGCCACTTTCGCCCGGTCGCTGCCGCTGGGCGCCCGGTCGGTCACGCGCGACTGGCTGCCCGCCGAACCGCCGGTGCGCAGCAAGCAAGTGCGTGCGCTGCGTGACCACGTGCTGGAGGAAGTCTCCGCCGCTTTGGGCGACGTGAAGGACGAACTGGCCGAACACCGGGTGGTCGGCTGTTCGAAGGTGCTGCGGCAGCTGGCCCGGCTGGCCGGAGACCGTCCGGGCCGGGCCCGCGAGCTGCACCTGGACGACGTGCGCGCGTGGATTCCGCGGCTGTCGGCGATGCCGTTCGCGCGGCGGGCGCAGCTGCCCGGGATTTCGCGGCAGCGGGCGCAGCAGGCGCTCGGCGGCGCGGTCGTCGCGGAGGCCCTGCTGACGGTCGCGGGCGGGAAGATGACGATCTGCCCGTGGTCGACCCGCGACGGGCTGCTGCTGACGCTGCTGGACCAGCTCACGGACGCGACCGGGAAGCAGCGCTCGCGTCCGGCCGCGTGA